Proteins from a genomic interval of Cucumis melo cultivar AY chromosome 7, USDA_Cmelo_AY_1.0, whole genome shotgun sequence:
- the LOC103493583 gene encoding cytochrome P450 81Q32-like encodes MDMEQQTSFFFFFSHFNFPLLAIFLTTLFLISKFRRSEHTKLLLPPSPPSLPVIGHLHLLKEPFHQMLQDLSLKYGPVFSLTLGFRPLVVVSSPSAVHECFTKNDIVFASRPRMLSGKILNYDYTAVGATAYGQHWRIMRRIATTELLSTKRLNYFSKLREEEVKLWVKRLYGSVTIREVQKGGRVGLRSKLTELSFNIALMLMAGRRYFGEEVEEGESEEAKELKETMKQVPLLSGASYPADFLSVLKLIDFQGFRKRLAKVRVDGDAFAQSLVDERRELKGSWCERKTMIDAMLSLQESDPEYYKDDIIKGQFLTLLAAGTDTIASTLEWAMSLLLNHPIVMNKAWTEINQVVGDQRLVREADTNNLHYLQSIINETYRLFPALPILVPRESSEDCTIGGFDIPKGTMLVVNAWAVHRNPEVWEDPNCFKPERFKQGETVEVSKLLPFGMGRRACPGAGLAHRVVSLALATLIQCFEWGKLDDKKDVDLCPGIGLTMPKAIPLEAMCKPRASITHLLSQL; translated from the exons ATGGATATGGAACAACaaacttctttcttcttcttcttctctcattTCAATTTCCCTCTCTTAGCCATTTTCTTAACAACTCTCTTTCTCATTTCCAAATTCCGTAGATCAGAGCACACCAAACTGCTGCTCCCACCAAGTCCTCCTTCTCTTCCTGTAATCGGTCACCTTCATCTTCTCAAAGAACCATTCCACCAAATGTTACAAGATCTCTCTCTCAAATACGGCCCTGTTTTCTCCCTCACTCTCGGTTTCCGCCCCCTCGTGGTCGTCTCCTCCCCTTCCGCCGTACACGAATGCTTCACAAAAAACGACATCGTTTTCGCCAGCCGCCCCCGAATGCTGTCCGGAAAGATCCTCAATTACGATTACACAGCCGTTGGTGCCACCGCGTACGGGCAGCACTGGCGTATCATGCGACGGATAGCTACCACCGAATTGCTGTCCACCAAGCGTCTCAACTACTTTAGTAAACTCAGAGAAGAGGAGGTGAAACTGTGGGTGAAAAGGTTGTACGGATCAGTGACAATCAGGGAAGTTCAAAAGGGAGGTAGAGTGGGATTAAGGTCGAAATTGACGGAGCTTTCGTTCAATATTGCGTTGATGTTAATGGCGGGAAGAAGGTATTTTGGAGAGGAAGTGGAAGAGGGGGAGAGTGAGGAGGCGAAGGAATTGAAGGAGACGATGAAGCAAGTTCCTCTTTTGAGTGGAGCTTCGTATCCGGCAGATTTTTTGTCGGTATTGAAATTGATTGATTTTCAAGGATTCAGGAAGAGATTGGCGAAGGTGAGAGTGGATGGAGATGCATTTGCTCAAAGTCTGGTCGATGAAAGACGGGAATTGAAGGGTTCTTGGTGTGAGAGGAAGACCATGATTGATGCTATGTTGTCGTTGCAGGAATCAGACCCTGAGTATTATAAGGATGATATTATTAAGGGACAATTCTTG ACTTTACTAGCTGCAGGAACTGATACAATCGCAAGCACGTTAGAATGGGCAATGTCACTACTCCTAAACCATCCTATCGTAATGAACAAGGCTTGGACAGAGATAAACCAGGTTGTTGGAGACCAAAGACTAGTAAGGGAAGCTGATACAAACAACCTACACTATCTTCAATCCATAATCAACGAGACCTACCGTCTATTTCCAGCCCTTCCAATACTGGTGCCACGTGAATCATCAGAAGATTGCACAATTGGAGGGTTCGATATTCCAAAAGGAACCATGTTGGTGGTGAATGCTTGGGCTGTCCATCGAAACCCCGAGGTTTGGGAAGATCCTAATTGTTTTAAACCAGAAAGGTTTAAACAAGGGGAAACTGTGGAGGTCAGTAAATTGTTGCCATTCGGAATGGGACGAAGGGCTTGTCCAGGGGCAGGGCTTGCTCATAGGGTGGTGTCTTTGGCTTTGGCTACTCTTATTCAATGCTTTGAATGGGGCAAACTCGATGACAAAAAAGATGTTGACTTGTGCCCAGGGATTGGGCTCACTATGCCTAAAGCTATTCCTCTTGAAGCCATGTGCAAACCTCGTGCTTCCATCACTCATTTACTATCACAGCTTTGA
- the LOC103493891 gene encoding cytochrome P450 81Q32-like — translation MFHMTYPSMEPHTITWFSLSLLLITTLILLSKLRKVRNQKKLPPTPPSLPIIGHLHLLKEPFHRVLHNLSNKYGPILSLTIGSRPVLVVSSPTAVRECFTKNDIVFANRPRLISGKYINYNYTAVGFAPYGQHWRNMRRIATTELLSNHRLNMYLNIRVEELKLWVKNNLYKWGSGGDFVVVDMKSKLKELSFNTVMRMISGKRYFGVEVEDVEEAFEFREIMKELLELSGATNAADFLKILRVFDLEGVKKRMMKASGRADVFLQKLIDEERKKRVSRWPEEKQKQAKTSMIRTLLSLQESQPQYYSDDIIKGHVLTMLAAGTDTTSGTIEWAMSLLLNHPMTMKKAWIEIRDCVGENQMVEEGDVSKLKYLEAIIYETLRMFPAAPLLVPHECSEDCSIEGFEVPKGTMLLVNAWGIHRDPKVWEDPTSFQPERFLNWEGVESYKWIPFGMGRRACPGVALAQRSMGLTLATLIQCFEWKKVDEQEQIDLSEGSGITMPKAKALEAMCKPRTSVLHLLAQL, via the exons ATGTTCCACATGACTTATCCATCCATGGAACCTCACACAATTACTTGGTTTTCTCTATCTCTTCTCTTGATCACTACTCTCATTCTTCTTTCCAAGCTCAGAAAAGTaagaaaccaaaaaaagctTCCACCAACCCCACCTTCCCTTCCCATAATCGGTCACCTCCATCTCCTCAAAGAACCTTTCCACCGAGTACTCCACAATCTCTCCAACAAATACGGTCCAATTCTATCCCTCACAATCGGCTCCCGTCCCGTGCTAGTCGTCTCCTCCCCCACCGCCGTCCGCGAATGCTTCACCAAAAACGACATCGTATTCGCCAACCGCCCTCGCTTAATCTCAGGAAAATACATCAATTACAACTACACAGCCGTGGGATTTGCCCCGTACGGACAGCACTGGCGCAACATGCGCCGCATCGCCACAACAGAGCTACTCTCCAACCACCGGCTCAACATGTATCTCAACATTCGAGTGGAAGAACTGAAGTTATGGGTTAAGAATAATTTGTATAAATGGGGTAGTGGGGGGGATTTTGTTGTGGTGGATATGAAGTCGAAATTGAAGGAACTTTCATTCAATACAGTGATGAGGATGATTAGTGGGAAAAGGTATTTTGGTGTGGAAGTGGAGGATGTGGAAGAAGCATTTGAATTTAGAGAGATAATGAAGGAGCTACTTGAATTGAGTGGGGCTACTAATGCGGCagattttttgaaaattttgagagtGTTTGATCTTGAAGGAGTTAAGAAGAGGATGATGAAAGCGAGTGGGAGAGCAGATGTTTTTCTACAGAAACTTATTGAtgaagagaggaaaaaaagagtTTCACGTTGGCCGGAGGAAAAACAGAAACAGGCGAAAACGTCTATGATTCGAACTCTGCTTTCCTTGCAAGAATCTCAACCTCAATATTACTCCGATGACATTATCAAGGGTCACGTTCTG ACGATGTTGGCTGCAGGTACAGATACAACTTCAGGAACAATAGAATGGGCAATGTCACTACTTTTGAATCATCCAATGACGATGAAGAAAGCTTGGATTGAGATACGAGACTGCGTTGGAGAAAACCAAATGGTGGAGGAAGGTGATGTGagtaaactaaaatatttagaaGCTATAATCTACGAGACTCTTCGAATGTTTCCAGCAGCTCCATTGTTGGTCCCGCACGAATGCAGTGAAGATTGTAGTATTGAAGGATTTGAGGTACCGAAAGGAACGATGTTGTTGGTGAATGCATGGGGCATTCATAGGGATCCGAAAGTGTGGGAGGATCCCACCAGCTTTCAACCGGAGAGGTTTCTAAATTGGGAAGGTGTTGAATCGTACAAGTGGATACCTTTTGGAATGGGGAGGAGGGCTTGTCCAGGGGTTGCCCTTGCCCAGCGATCTATGGGATTGACATTAGCAACTCTGATTCAGTGCTTTGAGTGGAAGAAAGTAGATGAACAGGAACAAATAGACTTGTCTGAAGGAAGTGGGATCACTATGCCCAAAGCCAAAGCTTTGGAGGCAATGTGTAAACCTCGTACCTCCGTGCTTCACTTGCTGGCTCAGCTttga
- the LOC103493582 gene encoding MFP1 attachment factor 1-like, with translation MSDPQIAAGTPTEHDSPTPPTDSQVGDQAKESTKSPKSFNTSFSIWPPSQRTRDAVVKRLVETLSNPSVLSKRYGTVPQEEAAEAARLIEEEAYSFAAGKASADDDGIEILQLYSREISKRTLETVKARAASDSTAENGSSPPVVSTTTNEETPSVEQS, from the coding sequence ATGTCTGACCCTCAGATCGCCGCCGGCACCCCCACCGAACACGATTCTCCCACCCCTCCGACGGATTCCCAAGTTGGAGATCAGGCTAAGGAATCAACCAAATCACCCAAATCTTTCAACACCTCCTTCAGCATTTGGCCTCCTTCCCAACGCACCCGTGACGCTGTCGTCAAACGCCTCGTCGAGACCCTCTCCAACCCTTCGGTTCTCTCCAAGCGCTATGGCACTGTACCCCAAGAAGAGGCCGCCGAAGCGGCTCGTCTTATAGAGGAAGAAGCCTATTCTTTCGCCGCTGGTAAAGCCAGTGCCGACGACGATGGGATCGAGATCCTTCAACTCTATTCTAGGGAGATCAGCAAGCGTACGCTCGAGACTGTCAAGGCCAGAGCGGCATCTGATTCTACAGCTGAAAACGGTTCGTCACCTCCTGTTGTATCGACCACCACTAACGAGGAAACCCCATCTGTTGAACAATCCTAA
- the LOC103493580 gene encoding F-box protein GID2-like: protein MKRVVSDGVGDRKMGKKPKAETQDFTRGGGGGGEDCSDKTGFMNLDDNLLFEVFKHVDARTLAMAACVSKQWHKTAEDERLWELICTRHWANTGCGNQQLRSVVLALGGFRRLHSLFIWPLTKPQSSSSSSSSSSPSSTSSSASSSSSASWSPFPAMIGSKPPARWGKDEVHLSLSLLSIRYYEKMNFSNRGR from the coding sequence ATGAAGCGAGTCGTTTCAGATGGGGTTGGGGATCGGAAGATGGGGAAGAAACCTAAGGCGGAAACCCAAGATTTTACCcgtggaggaggaggaggaggagaagacTGCTCCGACAAGACCGGATTTATGAATTTGGATGATAATTTGTTGTTTGAGGTTTTTAAACATGTGGATGCTAGGACTTTGGCTATGGCGGCGTGTGTGAGCAAGCAATGGCATAAAACCGCCGAAGATGAGCGGCTTTGGGAGCTGATCTGCACCAGACACTGGGCTAACACCGGCTGCGGCAACCAACAACTCCGATCTGTAGTTCTCGCCCTCGGTGGCTTCCGTCGACTTCACTCCCTCTTCATCTGGCCTCTTACCAAGCCCCAATCCTCATCCTCCTCCTCTTCCTCCTCCTCACCTTCCTCCACATCTTCATCCGCATCCTCTTCCTCATCGGCATCTTGGTCTCCGTTTCCGGCAATGATTGGATCGAAACCGCCGGCCCGGTGGGGGAAAGATGAGGTCCATCTCTCACTTTCCCTTCTCTCAATTCGTTACTACGAGAAGATGAATTTCAGCAACAGAGGCAGATGA